The Paraburkholderia hospita DNA segment CGCTTTTTGTTTGACCTCACGCAAGATGCTGCATTGGCCAGTTGCGACCATCGAGGCTTTTCGTCGAATCCCACCGACGACGGAGGCCTCTCATGTTTCCTTCCCATCCGTTTGCGCCGCTCGTGATTCGCGGGCGATCGCTGTTGCCCATCGTGCAGGGCGGCATGGGTGTCGGCGTGTCGGCGCACCGGCTTGCGGGCAGCGTGGCGCGCGAAGGCGCGCTCGGCACGATCGCCAGCATCGATTTGCGCCATCACCACGCCGACCTGCTCGAACGTTGCCGCGCGACCCCCGACCGCGCGACGCTCGAAGACGCGAACCGCGTCGCGCTTACACGTGAGATCCGTGCCGCACGAACCCTCAGCGAAGGGCGCGGCATGATTGCCGTCAACGTGATGAAGGCGGTCAACGCGCATGCGGACTATGTGCGGATCGCCTGCGAGCTGGGCGCGGACGCGATCGTCATGGGAGCCGGTCTGCCGCTCGATCTGCCCGACCTGACACAAGGGCGCGATATTGCGTTGATCCCGATTCTGTCCGATAGCCGGGGCGTCGGCGTGGTGCTCAGGAAGTGGATGAAGAAAGGCCGCTTGCCCGATGCAATCGTGATCGAGCACCCGGCGCACGCGGGCGGTCATCTCGGCGTGACGAATCTCGACGACATGCACGATGCGCGTTTCGAGTTCACGCGAGTACTGCAGGAAATCGACGAGATCTTCACTTCGCTGCAGATCAGCCGAAGTGAAGTGCCGGTGATCGTTGCAGGCGGCATCAACAGTCATGAAGCGGTGCGCGCGTGTCTCGAAGCCGGCGCGAACGGCGTGCAGATCGGCACGCCGTTCGCCGTCACCGAAGAGGGTGACGCCCATCCGAACTTCAAGCGCGTGCTGGCCGATGCGACGCCGGACGACATCGTCGAATTCGTCAGCGTGACGGGCTTGCCGGCGCGCGCCGTGAAGACGCCGTGGCTCGAACGCTATCTGCGCAACGAGTCGCGCATCCGCACAAAAATTGGTGCGCTCAAACGCGCATGTCCGACTGCACTCGAATGCCTGAGTGCATGCGGTTTGCGCGACGGCATTGAAAAATTCGGTCACTTCTGCATCGATACGCGTCTTGCGGCTGCACTGCGCGGTGACGTGAACAACGGCCTGTTTTTTCGTGGACGCGAAGCATTGCCGTTCGGCACTGCAATCCGCAGCGTGCGCGATCTTCTCGAACTGCTGCTGACAGGCGTGGCGCGACCGGCTGTCGCAGGGCGTCTTGCGTTTTCGCTGGGTTGACGGGGGTCAAAGAGCGCGTGTAGGGGAACTTCGACAATGCTCTCGCGCACGATGCTTCGCACCTCGCGCAACCACACAAGAAAATCAGGGTAGCTTATGAACAAAAAAATTCGATCGATCGGGGTCGCGCTGTGCACAGCCGGGCTGGCGCTGATGACTTCGCACGCATTCGCCGCGGACACCGACACCTCAGGCATTCATGCCGGCGACGTGCTCGTGCGCCTGCGCGCCATCAGTATCATGCCGCAGGTGCGTACGAGCGACACGCTGTCCGCGCTGAACGTCGACGTCAACAACGCGATCGTGCCTGAAATCGACTTCACATACATGATTCGCGACAACATCGGCGTGGAACTGATTCTCGGCACGTCGCGGCATCAACTGACTTCGAATCTCGGCGACCTGGGCGGCGTCAACGTGCTGCCGCCGACGCTGTTGCTGCAGTATCACTTCAATCATCAGGGGCAGGTTCGGCCGTATGTCGGCGCGGGCGTGAACTACACGTACTTCTACAACGACGGCCTGCATGCGGGCGACCAGCAGATTTCGGTCAAGCGCAGCAGTTTTGGTCCGGCACTGCAGATGGGCGTCGACGTGCAGTTGACGAAGTCGGTGTTCGCCAACGTCGATGTGAAGAAGGTCTGGATGAAGACGGATGCATCGCTCAATGGCGCATCGCTCGGCACGCTGCATATCGATCCGTTGATCGTCGGCGTCGGTGTCGGGATGAAGTTCTGATCGCCTTCCGTCTCAACGATCATGCAATGAAAAACGCCGGCTCGTCATGAGCCGGCGTTTTTGCTTATCGGATCAGTGCATGTGCAGTCAAGCGGTGCGTCCGCCCAACAGGCAAATGCATCACAGCTTGTCGAACTTGAACCGCATCGCCGTGCCTTCGCGCTCGATGCGCGTCCAGACGGAGCGCCTTTCCTCATCGGTCAGAAACACCCAGTTCGACACTTCCGTCGCCGTGCGGCCACACCCTTTGCAGATTTCGTCGAAAAGCGTCGAGCAGACGCCGATGCAGGGGCTGTCGGGAAGGTCGTGCAGATTCGATGACATCGAGATACCTTGAACGGGAAATGCGTGCGGTCCGCTATGGTAAACCAAAAGCGCAGTCGGCTTCCGGCACCCATTTCGCGTTTGGCCGACATGCATTGAACTTCATCGCGCGATGCTGTAGCCGATGCGCGCCATCCAGTGCTGACGCTTGTTGTAGTCGAGCAGGTCCTCGCCGTAGCCGTTGAAGTAGCCGACCCATAGATAGCCACCCCATGCACTGCTGCCGAGCAGCTTGGCCAACGGGTAGGTCAATTGCGTGTCGACGCTGCCGTACCAATGTTTAGTGCCCTTGCGTAGCGTCGTCGCGAGTTGCCAGCCGTCGGGGCTCCCGTACTTGATCAGCAGGTCGACGTAGCCCCGGTAATCGGCAATGTCCGGGTTGTTGCTCGTGCCGAGGTAGAAGTAGACCTTCGGCGACACCTCCAGGTGCGTCGAGTTCAGGTCGCCGAATTCCCATGTCGGCAGCACGAACACGGTGTTGAGGCTGCGCGAATCGTCGCCTGCGAGGCCGTTCGATTCATGTCCGATACCCGCGGCGATGCCCATGCGCGTGAACCACTCCGAGCGCACTCCCGTGTCGGGGATGTAGTAGAAGAGTTGGGGCATGTAGCTCGTGTCGCGGAATGGGCGCGACTCGGCGGACAGATCCCAGATCGACATCTGCGTGTATGCGAAATACAGGTTGTCGAGGAAACGCTTCGAACGAAGATCGTCGGGCAACAGCAGCCGGTACTTGAAGCTGAGTTGCAGGCGCGCATTGGTGTCGCCGTTGTGGCCGACGGCAAAGTACATCGGCTCGTAGTACGAGATGCGGGAGAGCGCGGCGCGGCCCGCGTTCATCAGTGCGTCTGCGGCGGGCGAGGCGACTTCCGTGCTCGAAGCCGGCGTCACCGCGGCGGCCGCGCTCGCGGTTTGCGCGGGCGTTGCCGCCTGCATTTCCGCGCGCTCGGCCTGC contains these protein-coding regions:
- a CDS encoding NAD(P)H-dependent flavin oxidoreductase — translated: MFPSHPFAPLVIRGRSLLPIVQGGMGVGVSAHRLAGSVAREGALGTIASIDLRHHHADLLERCRATPDRATLEDANRVALTREIRAARTLSEGRGMIAVNVMKAVNAHADYVRIACELGADAIVMGAGLPLDLPDLTQGRDIALIPILSDSRGVGVVLRKWMKKGRLPDAIVIEHPAHAGGHLGVTNLDDMHDARFEFTRVLQEIDEIFTSLQISRSEVPVIVAGGINSHEAVRACLEAGANGVQIGTPFAVTEEGDAHPNFKRVLADATPDDIVEFVSVTGLPARAVKTPWLERYLRNESRIRTKIGALKRACPTALECLSACGLRDGIEKFGHFCIDTRLAAALRGDVNNGLFFRGREALPFGTAIRSVRDLLELLLTGVARPAVAGRLAFSLG
- a CDS encoding OmpW/AlkL family protein encodes the protein MNKKIRSIGVALCTAGLALMTSHAFAADTDTSGIHAGDVLVRLRAISIMPQVRTSDTLSALNVDVNNAIVPEIDFTYMIRDNIGVELILGTSRHQLTSNLGDLGGVNVLPPTLLLQYHFNHQGQVRPYVGAGVNYTYFYNDGLHAGDQQISVKRSSFGPALQMGVDVQLTKSVFANVDVKKVWMKTDASLNGASLGTLHIDPLIVGVGVGMKF
- a CDS encoding DUF1289 domain-containing protein; the protein is MSSNLHDLPDSPCIGVCSTLFDEICKGCGRTATEVSNWVFLTDEERRSVWTRIEREGTAMRFKFDKL
- a CDS encoding phospholipase A, which produces MPLNALSCRFASLACLSLSCLPSWLHHAITRIVRIRFAFVVSIATSLGLTAPCVHATTSMLAPLREAAFDEPLSITLLCSADDNAPLDLTLPATIRVTLTNGDIAPQPLELTREPGVSDALHLSPGQFRKVRYSAPWPAWARGEVRIDPVGFDASPTLVAINRGPREERIVQAERAEMQAATPAQTASAAAAVTPASSTEVASPAADALMNAGRAALSRISYYEPMYFAVGHNGDTNARLQLSFKYRLLLPDDLRSKRFLDNLYFAYTQMSIWDLSAESRPFRDTSYMPQLFYYIPDTGVRSEWFTRMGIAAGIGHESNGLAGDDSRSLNTVFVLPTWEFGDLNSTHLEVSPKVYFYLGTSNNPDIADYRGYVDLLIKYGSPDGWQLATTLRKGTKHWYGSVDTQLTYPLAKLLGSSAWGGYLWVGYFNGYGEDLLDYNKRQHWMARIGYSIAR